CGTCCACGAACGCGTTCACGAGCGCGGCGGTGCGCTCGGCCTCCGGCGCCTGCGCGGACACCGGCAGGGGCGGGACGCCGAGCTGCTGGGGGTCGGTCTCGGACAGACGGCCGGAGAGGCCGTCGCCGCGCAGCACCAGGACGAAGCGATGCTCCTTGACCGGCTCGACCAGCAGCTGCACCCCGTCCAGCCGGATCTCGCGCAGCCGCTCGACCAGACGGACGCAGATCTCGGTGGAGATGCGCCCGGCCCTCCGGTCGGTGATGCGGCCCTGCGCGTCCACCGAGCAGAAGTTGCCGCGCGCGGCCACGTCGCCCGGCTGCAGCTCGAAGTCGATGCCGAGAGCCTCGAGCACCCCGCGCCCCACCGGGTAGCGCAGCGGATCGTAGCCGAAGAGCCCGAGATGGCCGGGACCGCTGCCCGGGGTGATGCCGGGACCGACGTGACGGAGGAGACCGCAGGCCGAGCGGCCGGCCAGTCCGTGCAGGGTCGGAATGCGCGCGGTCTCCAGCTCGCTCTTGCCCGATCCGGGCCGGGGCAGTCCGCCCAATCCGTCGAGCGAGCAGAGCACGATCTTGGTCTTGGCCGGCTGCACGAGCGAGTGAAGGAACTCTAGGTCCATACTTCCTTGTTCTCTCCGAAATCGGCCGGACACGACGGCCCCCACACGTAGAGGGCGTCCTCGGGGGGGAAGTCCCGCGGCTCCCAGGCGCAGCGCTCCGGGATGTAGTCGAGGTCGAAATAGTACTCGCTGAAGCTGCCCCACGGGTCG
The Candidatus Methylomirabilota bacterium DNA segment above includes these coding regions:
- a CDS encoding 2,3-bisphosphoglycerate-independent phosphoglycerate mutase yields the protein MDLEFLHSLVQPAKTKIVLCSLDGLGGLPRPGSGKSELETARIPTLHGLAGRSACGLLRHVGPGITPGSGPGHLGLFGYDPLRYPVGRGVLEALGIDFELQPGDVAARGNFCSVDAQGRITDRRAGRISTEICVRLVERLREIRLDGVQLLVEPVKEHRFVLVLRGDGLSGRLSETDPQQLGVPPLPVSAQAPEAERTAALVNAFVDAARERLRDAAPANMLLLRGFDQRPRLPLFPRTFGLRAAAIAAYPMYRGLARLVGMDVLKTGGTFAEEIDTLEQQWEHYDFFFLHYKDTDKAGEDGDFAAKVAALERFDALLPRVVALRPDVLAISGDHATPSILSSHGWQGVPALLASEYCGADHVSRFTERDCASGSLGVLPAQDLMPLVMANALRFTKYGA